One Mercenaria mercenaria strain notata chromosome 12, MADL_Memer_1, whole genome shotgun sequence DNA segment encodes these proteins:
- the LOC123561263 gene encoding uncharacterized protein LOC123561263, whose amino-acid sequence MIMASLSQSSFNSNITRTTVPEELVLDQDDDFLDEIDRVNDLYFGNIEPNTFQNEQNSSAESSDCNDSDTDILSQGHVNDTEFEIEQRDVDLLEQSAQSKFHTEGCGCIRLYGKPCSTILNWETLVEYRNHCLETEKKELDLMIKIQLFHHRKSGDETCSKKRVNKERVKARQTYVFNGKYICRSTFAFAHGVQRKTIDRIAKSLDNEGLVARRHGNFGKTPKHALTVGDVNNVTTFLNTYANKYGLPLPGRLPNYREGKTTLLPSDKSKADIHNLYLKAAEDMQFRKICLSEFRKIWLEQCPQILVMKPATDLCHKCQGYVTDITKGGNLSEEQKTEKLKEYQDHLDKVKTQRDHYREQCENAKSVYKNLSDERKVRGQPVCSSDICQHYSFDYAQQIHYPHYAQQVGPLFFKTPRKCQCFGVCAEGSGSQTFYLMDEEHDIGKGANSVASMLHHHLQHHGYGESQVCLHMDNCSGQNKNNIVIGYGMWRILSGLHSTLEFSLMEAGHTKFHPDWHFGLWKVKWRNASAETIEQVAATVKESSRNGHNIPHVTNDPTCPVQFFEWGLFCKRFFRRIPRLKDFHHFRMSKEFPGTVFLRRYADGVETSFNMLKEPIQPTDFPGELHPTGLDAARLWYLYEQVAPYCANKQIFTMPTVPKPSLIKVEQSETKSSKKRKLNTK is encoded by the exons ATGATAATGGCTTCCCTTAGCCAAAGTAGTTTCAACTCTAATATAACTAGAACCACTGTGCCAGAAGAGTTAGTTCTTGATCAAGATGATGACTTTCTAGATGAAATTGACCGAGTTAATGATTTATACTTTGGGAACATTGAGCCCAATACATTTCAAAATGAACAGAATTCAAGTGCCGAGTCAAGTGATTGTAATGATTCTGATACAGACATACTTTCTCAAGGTCATGTTAATGATACTGAATTTGAAATAGAGCAGAGAGATGTAGACTTGTTAGAACAGTCCGCGCAGTCGAAGTTCCATACAGAAGGCTGTGGTTGCATCAGATTATATGGAAAGCCTTGCAGCACAATTCTAAATTGGGAGACACTTGTTGAATATCGCAACCACTGTTTAGAAACTGAGAAAAAGGAACTAGACTTAATGATTAAGATACAACTTTTTCATCACAGAAAATCGGGTGATGAGACTTGCTCAAAAAAACGTGTAAATAAAGAAAGAGTTAAGGCGAGGCAAACTTACGTTTTTAATGGGAAATATATATGTAGAAGCACGTTTGCCTTTGCACATGGTGTTCAAAGGAAAACCATAGACCGAATAGCAAAATCTTTAGATAATGAAGGGTTGGTTGCGAGAAGACATGGCAATTTTGGCAAAACCCCTAAGCATGCCCTTACCGTTGGTGATGTGAACAATGTCACCACCTTTCTCAATACTTACGCAAATAAATATGGATTACCTCTACCTGGTCGACTTCCAAACTACAGGGAAGGAAAAACTACATTATTGCCCTCAGACAAATCTAAAGCTGACATTCATAATCTGTATCTTAAAGCTGCAGAGGACATGCAATTTCGCAAAATATGTTTGTCTGAATTTCGCAAAATTTGGTTGGAACAGTGTCCACAAATACTAGTAATGAAACCGGCAACAGATTTATGTCATAAGTGTCAAGGTTATGTTACAGATATTACTAAGGGCGGTAATCTCTCTGaggaacaaaaaacagaaaaattaaaagagtATCAGGATCATCTAGACAAAGTTAAAACACAGAGAGATCATTACAGAGAGCAATGTGAAAATGCTAAATCAGTATACAAAAACTTATCAGATGAGAGAAAGGTCAGAG ggcAGCCAGTATGTTCCAGTGATATTTGTCAACATTACAGTTTTGACTACGCACAGCAAATCCATTATCCACATTATGCCCAACAAGTTGGACCGCTTTTCTTTAAAACACCAAGAAAATGTCAGTGCTTTGGTGTCTGTGCAGAAGGTTCAG GATCCCAGACATTTTATCTCATGGATGAGGAGCATGACATTGGAAAGGGGGCAAACTCTGTTGCAAGCATGCTGCATCACCATTTGCAGCATCATGGTTATGGAGAGAGTCAGGTCTGTTTGCATATGGATAATTGCAGTGgtcagaataaaaacaacattgttaTAGG GTATGGAATGTGGCGAATTTTATCTGGTCTGCACAGTACTTTAGAATTTTCCCTTATGGAGGCCGGACATACAAAATTTCATCCGGATTGGCATTTTGGGTTGTGGAAAGTCAAATGGAGGAATGCATCTGCAGAGACTATAGAACAGGTGGCAGCAACTGTTAAAGAGTCTTCCCGGAATGGGCATAACATTCCGCATGTCACAAATGATCCCACCTGCCCAGTTCAGTTTTTCGAGTGGGGGCTGTTCTGTAAAAGGTTCTTTCGTCGAATACCAAGactgaaagattttcatcattttcG tatgAGCAAAGAATTCCCTGGCACAGTTTTTCTCAGAAGATATGCTGATGGAGTTGAAACTTCATTTAATATGTTAAAGGAACCCATCCAACCTACTGACTTCCCTGGTGAATTACACCCAACTGGATTAGATGCTGCTCGGTTGTGGTATCTTTATGAGCAAGTTGCTCCATATTGTGCAAACAAGCAAATCTTTACTATGCCAACAGTACCAAAACCTTCACTGATAAAAGTTGAACAGTCAGAAACAAAGAGTTCAAAGAAAAGGAAACTAAATACTAAGTGA